The Acidobacteriota bacterium genome has a segment encoding these proteins:
- the rpsA gene encoding 30S ribosomal protein S1, whose amino-acid sequence MDLTENKEQDKETQTKEKPDPASAGRASETSLDFAEMLERYASDASHFNIGALCKGRVVAIRSQDALVDIGYKSEGVVPLEEFQDLSGQVTIKEGDEVDVIIEVLADAETGASIRLSHRKAYQAKVWEEIEEAWKEGKTVRGRIVENIRGGFLVDLGVRGFLPGSLVDIKKAADMNEYIDQEVELKVIKVSRRRDNVVVSRRAVLEAEEERIHRELFERLEIGKIVKGTIKNLVDYGAFVDLGGVDGLLHISDMAWKHVVHPSEFFTQGQEVEVMVLNLDENTGKISLGYKQKTRDPWETVEEKYPKGSRVSGKVVSLKDFGAFVELENGIEGLIHISEMSWTKRIRHPNQLLKQNEKVEVQILDYDPEKRRLSLGLRQLEPNPWQEFERKHQPGERVKGRVKSLVEFGAFVELEEGVDGLVHVSDISWTENVRHPSQALKKGQEVEAVVLGMDAANGRISLGIKQLEPNAWDKFFESHKVGDMVTGRVTRLAEFGAFVELAEGVEGLAHISELADYHINKPSEVVRVGDEIDVRILRMSREERKIGLSYKKLEAAPPEAEKEGRKKKETPEEAEAAAEGRFRLGDLFGKALGRFTKRGS is encoded by the coding sequence ATGGATTTAACGGAGAACAAGGAACAAGACAAAGAAACACAAACCAAGGAAAAACCCGACCCCGCTTCGGCGGGGCGAGCGAGCGAGACCTCTCTGGACTTCGCGGAGATGCTCGAACGCTACGCGAGTGACGCCAGCCACTTTAACATAGGAGCACTTTGCAAGGGGCGCGTGGTGGCGATTCGAAGTCAGGATGCGCTCGTTGATATCGGCTACAAATCCGAAGGCGTGGTGCCTCTTGAGGAGTTCCAAGATCTAAGCGGACAGGTAACCATCAAGGAGGGCGACGAAGTCGACGTCATCATCGAGGTTCTGGCCGATGCGGAAACGGGGGCCTCGATCCGACTTTCCCATCGCAAAGCCTACCAGGCCAAGGTATGGGAGGAGATCGAGGAAGCATGGAAGGAGGGCAAGACGGTGCGGGGACGCATCGTGGAGAACATCCGTGGAGGTTTTTTGGTCGACCTGGGGGTGCGCGGATTCTTGCCCGGCTCGCTGGTGGACATCAAAAAGGCGGCGGACATGAACGAGTACATCGACCAGGAGGTGGAGCTCAAGGTCATTAAAGTGAGTCGCCGCCGCGACAACGTCGTCGTGTCCCGCCGCGCCGTCCTGGAGGCGGAGGAGGAGCGCATACACCGCGAGCTCTTCGAGCGGCTCGAGATCGGAAAAATCGTCAAGGGCACGATCAAGAACCTCGTCGATTACGGCGCCTTCGTGGACCTCGGAGGCGTGGACGGCCTCCTCCACATCAGCGACATGGCCTGGAAGCACGTCGTGCACCCGAGCGAGTTTTTCACCCAGGGACAGGAGGTGGAGGTCATGGTGTTGAATTTGGACGAGAATACGGGAAAAATCTCCTTGGGATACAAGCAGAAGACGCGCGATCCCTGGGAGACCGTCGAGGAAAAATACCCCAAAGGGAGCCGCGTTTCCGGCAAGGTCGTAAGCCTCAAGGACTTCGGCGCGTTCGTGGAGCTCGAAAACGGTATCGAGGGACTCATCCACATTTCCGAGATGTCGTGGACGAAGCGCATCCGCCATCCGAACCAGCTTCTCAAGCAGAACGAAAAGGTGGAGGTTCAGATTCTGGACTACGATCCCGAGAAGCGGCGCCTCTCTCTGGGCCTGCGCCAGCTCGAGCCCAATCCCTGGCAGGAATTTGAGCGCAAGCACCAGCCCGGGGAGCGCGTGAAGGGCCGGGTTAAAAGCCTGGTCGAGTTCGGGGCTTTCGTCGAGCTCGAGGAAGGGGTCGACGGGTTGGTCCACGTCTCGGACATTTCCTGGACCGAGAACGTTCGCCACCCGTCGCAGGCGCTCAAAAAGGGCCAGGAGGTCGAGGCCGTGGTTCTGGGCATGGACGCGGCCAACGGACGCATCTCCCTGGGCATCAAGCAGCTTGAGCCCAACGCGTGGGACAAATTCTTTGAATCCCACAAGGTGGGCGACATGGTCACGGGCCGGGTCACGCGCCTCGCCGAGTTCGGCGCGTTCGTGGAGCTTGCGGAAGGGGTGGAAGGTTTGGCGCACATCTCGGAGCTTGCCGATTACCACATCAACAAGCCGTCCGAAGTCGTGCGGGTGGGAGACGAGATCGATGTGCGAATCCTCCGCATGAGCCGCGAGGAGCGGAAGATCGGCTTAAGCTACAAGAAGCTTGAAGCGGCGCCTCCGGAAGCGGAAAAGGAAGGGCGGAAGAAAAAAGAGACGCCGGAGGAGGCCGAAGCGGCCGCGGAAGGCCGCTTTCGGCTGGGCGACCTGTTTGGCAAGGCGCTGGGGCGTTTCACCAAGCGCGGAAGCTGA
- a CDS encoding septal ring lytic transglycosylase RlpA family protein, producing MKTSAFSFLFALLLPVVGGAGCVWRVSQPPPRKAPPSPAPVSEGWREEGIASWYGKPFHGRRTASGEIYDMHKMTAAHRTLPFQTMVRVTNRTNGRSTTVRITDRGPFIKGRIIDLSRAAAKELDMIVSGTAPVVVQVISGRTPAPSPSSPSARSGYTVQAGAFSLRENAERFRRELEAHFRNVYVTAFEDVWRVRVGPYSSEDEAYRAQARLLAMGHDAFVTVED from the coding sequence ATGAAGACGAGCGCCTTTTCTTTCCTTTTCGCGCTCCTCCTGCCGGTCGTGGGCGGCGCGGGGTGCGTCTGGCGCGTCAGCCAGCCGCCGCCTAGGAAGGCTCCTCCCTCTCCCGCTCCCGTCTCCGAGGGCTGGCGGGAAGAAGGCATCGCCTCGTGGTACGGCAAGCCGTTCCACGGGCGCAGGACCGCGAGCGGGGAAATTTACGACATGCACAAGATGACCGCTGCCCATCGGACGCTTCCTTTCCAGACCATGGTGCGCGTGACGAACCGCACGAACGGGCGCTCGACCACGGTGCGAATCACCGACCGCGGCCCGTTCATAAAGGGGCGCATCATCGATCTTTCGCGCGCAGCGGCGAAGGAGCTCGACATGATCGTCTCGGGCACGGCGCCCGTCGTCGTGCAGGTCATTTCGGGCCGAACGCCCGCGCCGTCTCCTTCTTCCCCGAGCGCCCGGAGCGGATACACCGTGCAGGCGGGGGCTTTCTCGCTGCGCGAGAACGCCGAGCGTTTTCGCCGGGAGCTGGAGGCGCATTTTCGAAATGTTTACGTCACGGCGTTCGAGGACGTGTGGCGCGTGCGCGTGGGCCCCTACTCAAGCGAGGACGAGGCTTACCGCGCCCAGGCGCGCCTCCTCGCCATGGGACACGATGCGTTCGTGACCGTGGAAGACTGA
- a CDS encoding integration host factor subunit beta encodes MTKSDLIEAIVGNSTLSVRHAKIIVDTFLETLAKALSQEKHVELRGFGTFGTRRRRPRLGRNPRTGMRVSVPAKRIPYFKPGRILKARLNSPTQGSGEKKKD; translated from the coding sequence ATGACCAAGTCCGACTTAATCGAAGCGATTGTGGGCAACTCCACGCTCTCGGTGCGCCATGCCAAGATTATCGTGGACACGTTCCTGGAAACGCTGGCGAAGGCCCTCTCCCAGGAGAAGCACGTCGAGCTCCGCGGCTTCGGCACGTTCGGCACCCGACGGCGCCGTCCCCGCCTGGGACGCAACCCCCGCACCGGGATGCGCGTTTCCGTTCCCGCGAAGCGAATTCCCTATTTCAAGCCGGGGCGCATCCTGAAGGCGCGCCTCAATTCTCCCACCCAGGGGAGTGGCGAAAAGAAAAAGGACTAG
- a CDS encoding DUF4013 domain-containing protein, whose protein sequence is MADTTQSVDFGRAFSFAFEDKEWVKKILIGGAFSLLALIVLGLFVILGYCKKVFQLHAENEKAGLPDWEPGENFIDGIIVFIIIFLYNLPWALVLAVPGIGCCLAPMLLFLTVFLLPAGLAHYFDSEQFGDAFDFKKILPFIRENLGNYILYYVIAIVASLASNLGFLLLVVGIIFTSFWSMLVMCQALGQVWRIHKASQPRRGMEPQPTAT, encoded by the coding sequence ATGGCAGACACCACGCAGTCCGTAGACTTCGGCAGAGCGTTCTCCTTCGCCTTCGAGGACAAGGAGTGGGTCAAGAAAATTCTCATCGGGGGCGCCTTCTCTCTGCTCGCGCTCATCGTCCTCGGGTTGTTCGTCATTCTGGGCTACTGCAAGAAAGTCTTCCAGCTCCATGCCGAGAACGAGAAAGCCGGCCTGCCCGACTGGGAGCCCGGGGAAAACTTCATCGACGGGATCATCGTGTTCATCATAATCTTCCTTTACAACCTGCCGTGGGCGCTCGTGCTGGCCGTTCCCGGGATTGGATGCTGCCTGGCCCCGATGCTCCTTTTCCTGACCGTTTTTCTCCTGCCGGCGGGGCTCGCGCATTACTTCGATAGCGAGCAGTTCGGCGACGCCTTCGATTTCAAAAAAATTCTCCCCTTCATCCGCGAAAACCTGGGCAACTACATTCTCTACTACGTTATCGCGATCGTGGCCAGCCTGGCGAGCAACCTGGGCTTCCTCCTGCTCGTCGTCGGCATCATCTTCACGTCGTTTTGGTCCATGTTGGTCATGTGCCAGGCACTGGGGCAGGTCTGGCGGATTCACAAGGCCAGCCAGCCCCGGCGGGGCATGGAGCCTCAGCCCACGGCGACGTAG
- a CDS encoding sulfurtransferase TusA family protein has translation MTSEKPDATLDTLGFLCPVPIIKAAKRMKAMQVGQILEILSDDAGIEEDMPAWCRSHGQGYLGLEKEETMYRVLVKKLK, from the coding sequence ATGACGTCGGAGAAGCCGGACGCCACGCTCGACACGCTGGGGTTTCTGTGCCCCGTGCCCATCATCAAGGCGGCCAAGCGGATGAAAGCGATGCAGGTGGGACAGATACTGGAAATTCTTTCGGACGACGCCGGAATCGAGGAGGACATGCCCGCCTGGTGCCGCTCCCACGGGCAGGGCTACCTGGGGCTTGAGAAGGAGGAAACCATGTACCGCGTCCTCGTGAAAAAGCTGAAGTGA
- a CDS encoding purine-nucleoside phosphorylase, which translates to MAKRKRTSAPGSARPAFAPRGRTFGSAVTLLRKKLARRRGATAPRAAVLLGSGMSGALSRLDGAFSVPYEKLAGFPAARVEGHAGRLDCGDANGVPVVVFRGRFHLYEGRTPAEVAAPVRLAKALGASVFIQASAAGGIGKGFLPGSLALVRDHINFTGSDPLASVPMEKRRPPFLDMSEAYAPALRARAKEAARSVKIPLKEGVLAVTHGPTYETPAEVRRLGRAGAHAVCMSGLCESVFARALGLPTLFFLVITNRAAGLSRKKLAHEDVLRRAEAAQGRLSRLLEALLPLFQ; encoded by the coding sequence GTGGCGAAAAGAAAAAGGACTAGCGCCCCCGGCAGCGCCCGCCCGGCCTTCGCGCCACGGGGGCGCACGTTCGGTTCCGCCGTCACGCTCCTGCGCAAAAAACTCGCCCGCCGCCGGGGAGCGACCGCGCCTCGCGCGGCCGTTCTCCTGGGCTCGGGAATGAGCGGCGCGCTTTCCCGCCTCGATGGGGCGTTCTCCGTTCCATACGAAAAGCTTGCGGGATTTCCCGCAGCCCGTGTCGAGGGACACGCGGGCCGCCTTGACTGCGGCGACGCCAACGGCGTGCCGGTCGTCGTTTTCCGCGGCCGCTTCCACCTCTACGAGGGCCGCACGCCGGCGGAGGTGGCCGCGCCCGTCCGGCTGGCCAAGGCTCTGGGCGCGAGCGTCTTCATCCAGGCGAGCGCCGCGGGAGGCATCGGAAAGGGTTTCCTACCGGGCTCGCTTGCGCTGGTGCGCGACCATATCAACTTCACGGGGAGCGACCCGCTCGCAAGCGTTCCTATGGAAAAGCGCCGGCCGCCTTTTCTCGACATGAGCGAGGCTTACGCCCCCGCGCTCCGCGCCCGCGCGAAGGAGGCGGCGCGAAGCGTGAAGATTCCCCTCAAGGAAGGCGTGCTCGCCGTCACTCACGGCCCCACGTACGAGACGCCCGCCGAGGTCCGGCGCCTCGGGCGCGCGGGCGCCCACGCCGTGTGCATGTCGGGGCTGTGCGAGAGCGTCTTCGCCCGCGCCCTGGGACTTCCGACGCTCTTTTTCCTCGTCATCACGAACCGCGCAGCAGGGCTCTCAAGAAAGAAGCTCGCGCACGAGGACGTGCTCCGGCGGGCCGAGGCCGCACAGGGCAGGCTCTCGCGGCTGCTCGAGGCGCTATTGCCGCTTTTTCAGTAG
- a CDS encoding DUF4388 domain-containing protein: MAELRLEGNLEESNLAKLMYSICRTGETGTLYLTRGKVTASIYISKGQVTFASSNDVDDRLGELLLQHGKLTYAQSEKAASHIRPGKRLGTVIVELGYLNAQDLYHYVIEQVKEIIFKLFTWTEGKYRFEIGTLPSKEVITLNIGTPDLILEGIKRITRWSRITEAVGKLDSVYELAPGCEERLKGVALTKGELQLLESVKSCRMLGKILENTKFSDFEACRLLWSYQIMGLVNHRDAMEAEVSELLGEALAEPKETEDLTVAIPTKLDDEEETAPEEAVSEEAASEEEVEVEVAMEEDEEVPDKIELVDDPKKIRDELLKSVGEPAEPDQDSDAVDLDAIEASIDAKPAAEPDFPTGALEKAVERFNEKHAFLHSVLKSELGDGVAQFLDDSLGQLGREHHPLFESARPDDSGAFPKDVLVQNIKSHSLRGYKDGLEALVAAELEAAKKVFKNPARMMVVQRGLKRIEEKEEG, encoded by the coding sequence ATGGCCGAACTTCGTCTGGAGGGCAATCTCGAGGAATCGAACCTCGCCAAACTCATGTACTCCATCTGCCGCACGGGCGAGACGGGCACGCTTTACCTTACGCGCGGCAAGGTCACCGCCTCCATCTACATCTCGAAGGGCCAGGTGACGTTCGCTTCGTCGAACGACGTCGACGACCGCTTGGGCGAGCTTCTTCTCCAACACGGCAAGCTCACCTACGCGCAGTCCGAAAAGGCCGCCAGCCACATTCGCCCCGGCAAGCGCCTTGGCACCGTCATCGTGGAGCTCGGCTACCTCAACGCCCAGGACCTCTACCACTACGTCATCGAGCAGGTCAAGGAAATTATTTTCAAGCTCTTCACCTGGACGGAGGGAAAGTACCGTTTCGAGATCGGGACGCTGCCCTCGAAGGAGGTCATCACGCTCAACATCGGCACCCCCGACTTGATTCTCGAAGGCATCAAGCGCATCACCCGATGGAGCCGCATAACAGAGGCCGTCGGCAAGCTGGACTCGGTCTACGAGCTCGCCCCCGGCTGTGAGGAGCGCCTCAAGGGCGTCGCGCTCACGAAGGGCGAGCTCCAGCTCCTCGAGTCGGTCAAGTCGTGCCGTATGCTGGGGAAAATCCTGGAAAACACGAAATTCTCCGATTTCGAAGCTTGCAGACTCCTCTGGTCCTACCAAATTATGGGCCTCGTCAACCACCGCGACGCCATGGAGGCGGAGGTGAGCGAGCTCCTGGGCGAGGCCCTCGCGGAGCCCAAAGAGACGGAGGACCTGACGGTAGCTATCCCCACCAAGCTGGATGACGAGGAGGAAACGGCCCCTGAAGAAGCAGTCTCTGAAGAGGCAGCCTCTGAAGAAGAAGTAGAAGTAGAAGTAGCGATGGAGGAGGACGAGGAAGTCCCGGACAAAATTGAACTTGTGGACGATCCCAAAAAGATTCGGGACGAGCTCCTGAAGAGCGTGGGAGAGCCCGCGGAGCCTGACCAGGATTCCGATGCGGTGGACCTCGACGCCATAGAGGCAAGCATTGACGCCAAGCCTGCGGCCGAGCCCGATTTTCCCACGGGCGCCCTCGAGAAGGCCGTCGAGCGCTTCAACGAAAAACACGCGTTTCTTCACTCCGTCCTGAAGTCCGAGCTGGGAGACGGCGTCGCCCAATTCTTGGACGATTCGCTCGGGCAGCTCGGCCGGGAGCACCATCCCCTTTTCGAGAGCGCCCGCCCGGACGACTCCGGCGCTTTTCCCAAAGACGTTCTGGTCCAGAACATCAAGAGCCACTCCCTCCGGGGCTACAAGGATGGGCTCGAGGCCCTGGTCGCGGCCGAGCTGGAGGCGGCCAAAAAAGTCTTTAAAAACCCGGCACGCATGATGGTCGTCCAGCGGGGGCTGAAGCGCATCGAAGAGAAGGAAGAAGGATAA
- the dprA gene encoding DNA-processing protein DprA: MAFQTPALSNGAERNGKRMDDLASLMALHSVEGVGDTFLRRLLDEFETPKAVFRASVKELLRVERLPEKTARAVRSGRGEAEREAERRVAAAKKAGARILAWHEESYPRLLKEMDDFPSFLYVRGDADVLAQERAMAVVGTRRATSYGKKMAHDVAFELARRGVSIVSGLARGVDSAAHRAALEAEGGTTVAVLGCGIDRAYPPENRDLMTEITKRGAVVTEFPPGAPPESTHFPKRNRIIAGLGQGVLVVEAPRRSGALITAKWAEEYNRSVFAVPGPATSPASQGCNLLLKKGAVLVETWEDIAADLPVLGLEAGEERKDGAAPKVEFTVSEEEAIYEYLSPADPVHIDSLALKTGFSISTLLTHLLSMEIRDVVEQLPGKLFLRKA, translated from the coding sequence ATGGCGTTTCAAACCCCCGCCCTGTCAAACGGGGCGGAGCGGAACGGAAAACGCATGGACGATCTTGCTTCCCTAATGGCGCTTCACTCGGTCGAGGGCGTGGGCGACACGTTCCTTCGGCGGCTTCTCGACGAGTTCGAGACCCCGAAGGCCGTGTTCCGCGCCTCGGTAAAGGAACTTCTTCGCGTGGAGCGCCTGCCGGAGAAGACCGCCCGGGCCGTCCGAAGCGGGCGCGGCGAAGCCGAGCGCGAGGCCGAGCGCCGCGTGGCCGCGGCCAAGAAAGCCGGGGCGCGGATCCTCGCGTGGCATGAAGAGAGCTATCCCCGCCTCTTGAAGGAAATGGACGATTTTCCCAGTTTCCTCTACGTGCGCGGAGACGCCGATGTGCTCGCGCAGGAGCGCGCCATGGCCGTCGTGGGAACGCGCCGGGCGACGAGCTACGGCAAGAAGATGGCGCACGACGTCGCATTCGAGCTCGCGCGGCGCGGCGTCTCTATCGTGAGCGGCCTCGCGCGCGGCGTCGACTCGGCGGCGCACCGGGCGGCGCTGGAGGCGGAGGGCGGCACGACCGTCGCCGTCCTGGGCTGCGGCATCGACCGGGCGTACCCTCCCGAGAACCGGGACCTGATGACGGAGATTACGAAGCGCGGCGCCGTGGTTACGGAATTTCCCCCGGGCGCGCCCCCGGAGTCGACACATTTTCCCAAGCGCAACCGCATCATCGCGGGCCTCGGGCAGGGCGTGCTCGTCGTCGAGGCGCCCAGGCGCAGCGGCGCCCTGATTACGGCCAAGTGGGCCGAGGAGTACAACCGCTCCGTTTTCGCCGTTCCGGGCCCCGCCACGTCCCCGGCGAGCCAGGGCTGCAACCTCCTTCTTAAAAAGGGAGCCGTCCTGGTAGAGACGTGGGAGGACATCGCCGCCGATCTGCCGGTGCTCGGACTCGAGGCGGGCGAGGAAAGAAAAGACGGGGCGGCGCCCAAGGTCGAGTTCACGGTCTCCGAGGAAGAAGCCATCTACGAATACCTTTCTCCCGCCGACCCCGTGCACATCGACAGCCTCGCCCTCAAGACCGGCTTCAGCATCAGCACCCTCCTGACGCACCTTCTCTCGATGGAGATACGCGACGTCGTGGAGCAGCTTCCGGGGAAGCTGTTTCTGAGGAAGGCCTAA
- a CDS encoding deoxyguanosinetriphosphate triphosphohydrolase, translating to MTIRRTLEAVEERTLHPRAARSASARRARREASCSIRTAFQRDRDRILHTKAFRRLMHKTQVFLSPEGDHYRTRMTHTLEVAQIARTIARALRLNEDLAEAVALAHDLGHPPFGHAGEKVLNRLVKTYSPDTADMRKGFRHDVQSLRVVERLENEGRGLNLTLEVKNGIVKHSKGKSGKILKERAMTLEAEIVRAADIIAYVNHDTDDAVRAGFLRPGDIPKKYRKLLGDTVSARLRNVVTDIVRESHAADLASIRMRDETLEAVTGMRAFLFERVYEHPRLARDFEKTEHILEALYEHALKNPKKYTAPYPRGDSAARRTLDFVAGMTDRYALHLYEELFMPRGWKL from the coding sequence ATGACCATCCGCAGAACGCTTGAGGCCGTCGAGGAGCGGACGCTCCATCCGCGCGCGGCGCGCAGCGCCTCGGCCCGCCGCGCCCGCCGCGAAGCCTCCTGCTCCATTCGGACGGCCTTCCAGCGCGACCGCGACCGGATCCTCCACACGAAGGCCTTCCGCCGCCTCATGCACAAAACGCAGGTGTTCCTCTCCCCCGAGGGCGACCATTACCGCACGCGCATGACCCACACGCTCGAAGTGGCCCAGATCGCCCGCACCATCGCGCGCGCCCTGCGCCTCAACGAGGACTTGGCCGAAGCCGTCGCCCTTGCCCATGACCTCGGGCACCCGCCCTTCGGCCACGCCGGCGAAAAGGTGCTCAACCGCCTTGTCAAAACGTACTCCCCCGACACCGCGGATATGCGGAAGGGCTTCCGCCATGATGTCCAAAGCCTGCGCGTGGTCGAACGCCTGGAAAACGAGGGGCGTGGCCTGAACCTGACGCTCGAGGTCAAGAACGGCATCGTCAAGCACTCGAAGGGCAAGAGCGGGAAGATCCTGAAGGAGCGCGCCATGACGCTCGAGGCCGAGATCGTGCGCGCCGCCGACATCATCGCCTACGTCAACCACGACACCGACGACGCCGTCCGCGCGGGCTTTCTGCGCCCCGGCGACATCCCCAAAAAATACCGCAAGCTCCTCGGCGACACGGTCTCCGCGCGCCTGCGGAACGTCGTCACCGACATCGTTCGCGAATCGCACGCCGCCGATCTTGCGAGCATCCGGATGCGCGACGAAACGCTGGAGGCCGTCACGGGAATGCGGGCCTTTCTCTTCGAGCGCGTCTACGAGCACCCCCGCCTGGCGCGGGATTTCGAGAAGACGGAGCACATCCTGGAGGCGCTTTACGAGCATGCCCTCAAGAATCCCAAAAAGTACACGGCGCCCTACCCCCGAGGTGATTCCGCGGCGCGCCGCACGCTCGATTTCGTGGCCGGCATGACCGACCGCTACGCCCTACACCTTTACGAAGAGCTCTTCATGCCGCGCGGCTGGAAGCTGTGA
- the topA gene encoding type I DNA topoisomerase, with amino-acid sequence MAPKKSLVVVESPAKARTINRYLGKGFVVKASMGHVRDLPKRELGVDVEKGFKPSYVLIKDRKDVIAQLKKAAANADAVYLATDPDREGEAIGWHVAEVLKNGKKFYRVSFQEITRNAVTHAFKHPQKLDHHKIEAQQARRILDRLVGYKISPLLWRKVRRGLSAGRVQSVALRMIVEREREIEAFKVEEYWTIHAALEAKPGETFEAQAHRFRGEKLKIANEAQARDAAAAIRRETIRVEEVKSRERRTVPSPPFITSTLQQEAAKRLRLPVRRTMSVAQRLYEGVELPDEGGVGLITYMRTDSPRVSEGALQGVRSFIEERYGKQYVSRAPRRYKARRAAQEGHEAIRPTDVRRTPQSLKAHLKADDYRLYRLVWERFVASQMAAARYDATKASISAGDYLLRAEGSVLRFDGFMKVHPPVKEKDDFVLPPLERGQTLALKDITPKQHFTQPPPRYTEATLVKALEANGIGRPSTYAAIITTIQGRDYVGREEGKFKPTELGCLVTDKLLGQFTDLMDVGYTARMEEELDKIEDGDLDWVELLEGFYKKFSRDLAKAEKGMTKAVEETDEVCETCGAKMLIRFGRFGKFLSCSAYPECKNTKELPGAEGEDEAPASEETPTCQNCGKAMKLRSGRYGKFYACTGYPECKTTVPLAGAGRPAAPPKELDEACPKCGKKLVERMGRFGGFVSCSGYPKCKYIKPKTVGVPCPEEGCGGELAERTSKRGPFYSCTNYPKCRFIVNYRPVPEVCPKCSAPFLLTKETKKEGKVKFCGEKKCKYKKKLK; translated from the coding sequence ATGGCCCCGAAAAAATCCCTCGTCGTGGTCGAATCGCCCGCCAAGGCGCGCACGATCAACCGCTACCTCGGCAAGGGCTTCGTGGTAAAAGCCTCGATGGGCCACGTGCGCGACCTGCCCAAGCGCGAGCTCGGGGTGGACGTCGAGAAGGGGTTCAAGCCCAGTTACGTTCTCATCAAGGACCGCAAGGACGTCATCGCCCAGCTGAAGAAGGCCGCCGCGAACGCCGACGCCGTCTACCTCGCGACCGACCCCGACCGCGAGGGCGAGGCCATCGGCTGGCACGTGGCCGAGGTGCTCAAAAACGGAAAAAAATTCTACCGCGTGTCGTTTCAGGAAATCACGCGAAACGCCGTAACTCATGCCTTCAAACACCCCCAGAAGCTCGACCACCACAAGATCGAAGCGCAGCAGGCGCGCCGCATTCTCGACCGCCTCGTCGGGTACAAGATAAGCCCGCTTCTTTGGAGAAAAGTGCGGCGCGGCCTGAGCGCCGGCCGCGTCCAGAGCGTCGCGCTCCGGATGATAGTGGAGCGCGAGCGCGAGATAGAGGCCTTCAAGGTCGAGGAGTACTGGACCATCCACGCCGCGCTCGAAGCCAAGCCCGGCGAGACGTTCGAGGCGCAGGCGCACCGCTTCCGCGGCGAAAAACTCAAGATTGCAAATGAGGCGCAGGCTCGGGACGCGGCGGCGGCGATTCGCAGGGAAACCATACGGGTCGAGGAGGTCAAATCGCGCGAGCGCCGCACCGTCCCGTCGCCGCCGTTCATCACGAGCACGCTGCAGCAGGAAGCCGCGAAGCGCCTCCGCCTTCCCGTGCGAAGGACGATGAGCGTCGCCCAGCGCCTCTACGAGGGCGTCGAGCTTCCGGACGAGGGCGGCGTCGGCCTCATCACCTACATGCGCACCGACTCGCCGCGGGTCTCGGAAGGGGCGCTCCAGGGCGTGCGCTCCTTCATCGAGGAGCGGTACGGAAAGCAGTACGTCTCCCGGGCGCCGCGCCGTTACAAGGCGCGCCGCGCGGCGCAGGAAGGGCACGAGGCCATTCGCCCGACCGACGTCCGCCGCACGCCGCAGAGCCTCAAGGCGCACCTCAAGGCGGATGACTACCGCCTCTACCGCCTCGTCTGGGAACGGTTCGTCGCCTCGCAGATGGCCGCGGCGCGCTACGACGCGACGAAGGCGTCCATCTCCGCGGGCGACTACCTGCTGCGCGCCGAGGGCTCCGTCCTCCGCTTCGACGGTTTCATGAAGGTCCATCCGCCCGTGAAGGAAAAGGACGACTTCGTCCTGCCGCCGCTCGAGCGGGGGCAGACGCTTGCGCTCAAGGATATTACGCCGAAGCAGCACTTCACCCAGCCTCCGCCGCGCTACACCGAGGCGACCCTCGTCAAGGCGCTCGAAGCAAACGGCATCGGCCGCCCCTCGACGTACGCCGCCATTATCACGACGATTCAGGGCCGCGACTACGTCGGGCGCGAGGAGGGCAAGTTCAAGCCGACGGAGCTCGGCTGCCTCGTCACGGACAAGCTCCTCGGGCAGTTCACCGACCTCATGGACGTCGGCTACACGGCCCGCATGGAGGAGGAGCTGGACAAGATCGAGGACGGGGACCTCGACTGGGTGGAGCTGCTCGAGGGGTTTTACAAGAAATTCTCCCGCGACCTCGCCAAGGCCGAGAAGGGCATGACGAAGGCGGTCGAGGAGACCGACGAGGTGTGCGAGACGTGCGGCGCGAAGATGCTCATCCGCTTCGGGCGCTTCGGGAAGTTCCTCTCCTGCTCCGCCTATCCCGAGTGCAAGAACACGAAGGAGCTGCCCGGCGCCGAGGGGGAGGACGAAGCCCCCGCCTCCGAGGAAACGCCCACCTGCCAGAACTGCGGCAAGGCGATGAAGCTCCGGAGCGGGCGCTATGGGAAATTCTACGCCTGCACGGGCTATCCGGAATGCAAGACGACCGTGCCGCTCGCCGGGGCGGGCCGCCCGGCCGCGCCTCCGAAGGAGCTCGACGAGGCGTGCCCGAAGTGCGGCAAGAAGCTCGTCGAGCGCATGGGGCGCTTCGGCGGGTTCGTCTCGTGCAGCGGCTACCCCAAGTGCAAGTACATAAAGCCCAAGACGGTGGGCGTCCCCTGTCCGGAGGAGGGCTGCGGCGGGGAGCTCGCCGAGCGCACCTCGAAGCGCGGCCCCTTCTACAGCTGCACGAACTACCCGAAGTGCAGGTTCATCGTGAACTACCGCCCCGTCCCCGAGGTTTGTCCCAAGTGCTCCGCGCCGTTTCTCCTGACCAAGGAGACCAAGAAGGAGGGCAAGGTGAAGTTCTGCGGGGAGAAGAAGTGCAAGTATAAGAAGAAATTGAAGTGA